A section of the Chryseobacterium ginsenosidimutans genome encodes:
- a CDS encoding polysaccharide deacetylase family protein — protein MESSKQIFQTDSKKRWRNVQWGSRIFIFIAVLLFLALGLMMKLDKSPKIPFKEDYKAVITASKPYLQENKISKEYKGFRSFISEKTIHTSLAKIKKARYERLKNQNRNWSQFPGGIRSAFYVAWDPQSLMSLKRNIKHINLVFPEWFFLDPKTGDLKNNVDTEGYKIIKRTGVAAMPILSNNFDREFRSEGLGKVLKDPQKRTNLIQKLKQQCLKLHFKGINIDFENMNLDSDEYLIAFMKELSETFKQNQLLVSMDIMTDNDDYNIQKLNPYIDYFVLMAYDEYSSDGDAGPVSSQKWIEEQTGKILGKTSPNKIILGLGAYGYDWSTDKDNSTSVTYMQAITKASASKAVINFDDNTFNLNYSYTDSKKNTHTVFFNDAASIFNTMRFSSEYPLAGTALWRLGSEDNRVWSFYDKDLTFAGLSKLNLKTLENVKGQTMVDYIGDGEVLDVLNTPHDGKIALEIDPKEKIITDENYVTYPSSYEVKKYGEAPQKELVLTFDDGPDETYTPQILDILSKYHVPAAFFLVGLNAERNLPLVKRIYREGHEIGNHTFTHENVAKVSPERALLEMKLTRLLIECITGHSTILFRAPYNADSEPTTAEEIIPVALARQQNYLDIGESIDPEDWQPGIKADEIVKRVMTGIKMERGNIILLHDAGGETREETIKALKILIPSLQKKGYHFTNLASILHKSKNELMPEIPKTRSYYVMQLNLVLATIIYGISHFLVALFTIFIGLGLIRLIVMLYWALKERKKEKKLTNFPILEAYPKVSIIVPAYNEEVNIISSLNNLLKQNYPNFDVILVDDGSKDSTYEKAEAEFQDNPKLKIFTKKNGGKATALNLGISKTDAEYVVCIDADTKLEQNAVKYLVARFLNSNSDEKIAAVAGNVKVGNTVNWLTKWQSIEYTTSQNFDRLAYAHINAITVIPGAIGAFRKSVIDEVGGYSSDTLAEDCDITVKILKAGYTVANENRAVAITEAPESVKQFLKQRFRWTYGIMQMFWKQRQTFLNPKYKGLGLWAMPNILLFQYIVPFFSPLADVIMFFGILSGNGEKIFSYYLIFLLVDASLALIAFIMQKEKLVNILYVIPQRFGYRWLIYIVLFRSLRKALKGEMQAWGFLKRTGNVKDIATS, from the coding sequence GTGGAAAGCTCAAAACAGATTTTTCAAACTGACAGCAAAAAACGCTGGAGAAATGTACAGTGGGGAAGCCGTATTTTTATCTTCATTGCTGTACTGCTTTTTTTGGCTTTAGGTTTGATGATGAAACTGGATAAAAGTCCTAAGATTCCTTTTAAAGAAGATTATAAGGCCGTCATTACAGCAAGTAAACCTTATCTCCAGGAAAATAAAATCTCTAAAGAATACAAAGGTTTCAGAAGTTTTATTTCTGAAAAAACCATACATACAAGTCTTGCAAAAATCAAAAAAGCAAGGTATGAAAGACTTAAAAATCAAAACAGAAACTGGTCACAATTTCCGGGAGGAATCCGTTCTGCATTCTATGTTGCGTGGGATCCGCAGTCTTTAATGTCTTTAAAAAGAAACATAAAACACATCAATCTCGTTTTTCCCGAATGGTTCTTTCTTGATCCAAAAACAGGTGACTTAAAAAATAATGTTGATACCGAAGGTTACAAGATCATTAAAAGAACAGGTGTTGCTGCAATGCCTATCTTGAGTAATAATTTTGACCGTGAATTTCGTTCTGAAGGATTGGGGAAAGTGCTGAAAGATCCTCAGAAAAGAACAAATCTTATTCAGAAACTGAAACAGCAATGTCTAAAACTTCATTTTAAAGGAATCAATATAGATTTTGAAAACATGAATCTGGATTCTGATGAATATCTGATTGCTTTTATGAAAGAACTTTCCGAGACTTTTAAGCAAAATCAATTGTTGGTTTCAATGGATATTATGACGGATAATGACGATTATAATATTCAGAAACTGAATCCTTATATAGATTATTTTGTACTGATGGCTTATGACGAATATTCTTCGGACGGCGATGCAGGTCCTGTTTCTTCACAAAAATGGATCGAGGAACAAACAGGTAAGATTTTAGGAAAAACCTCACCGAACAAGATTATTTTAGGGCTTGGAGCTTATGGTTATGACTGGAGTACCGATAAAGACAACAGTACTTCTGTGACGTATATGCAGGCGATCACAAAAGCGAGTGCAAGTAAAGCAGTAATTAATTTTGATGATAATACGTTTAATTTAAATTATTCCTATACAGATTCAAAAAAGAATACACATACTGTATTTTTCAATGATGCAGCTTCTATTTTTAATACAATGCGTTTTTCTTCGGAATATCCTTTGGCGGGAACAGCATTATGGAGACTTGGGAGTGAAGACAACCGTGTGTGGAGCTTTTATGATAAGGATCTCACTTTTGCAGGTTTATCAAAATTAAATTTAAAAACACTGGAAAACGTAAAAGGTCAGACAATGGTTGATTACATTGGTGACGGCGAGGTTTTAGATGTTTTAAATACCCCTCACGACGGAAAAATTGCCCTTGAAATTGATCCCAAAGAAAAGATCATTACAGATGAAAATTATGTCACTTATCCAAGCTCTTATGAAGTGAAAAAATATGGTGAAGCACCTCAGAAAGAATTGGTTCTGACTTTTGATGACGGACCGGACGAAACCTATACTCCTCAGATTCTGGATATCCTTTCAAAATATCACGTTCCGGCAGCTTTCTTTTTAGTGGGTTTAAATGCTGAAAGAAATTTACCTTTAGTTAAAAGGATTTATCGCGAAGGTCACGAAATAGGAAATCATACATTTACACACGAAAACGTAGCAAAAGTAAGCCCTGAGAGAGCCTTACTTGAAATGAAACTGACAAGATTACTCATTGAATGCATAACGGGACACAGTACAATTTTATTCAGAGCGCCTTATAATGCCGATTCAGAACCTACTACTGCTGAAGAAATCATTCCTGTCGCATTGGCGAGACAGCAAAATTATCTGGATATTGGAGAAAGTATTGATCCTGAAGACTGGCAACCTGGAATAAAAGCAGACGAAATCGTAAAACGTGTAATGACAGGAATTAAAATGGAAAGAGGAAATATCATTCTTCTTCATGATGCGGGTGGAGAAACAAGAGAGGAAACCATTAAAGCGCTTAAAATTTTAATTCCGTCGTTGCAGAAAAAAGGTTATCATTTTACCAATCTGGCGAGTATTCTGCATAAAAGTAAAAACGAACTGATGCCGGAAATTCCAAAAACAAGATCATATTATGTGATGCAGCTTAATTTGGTTTTAGCAACAATTATTTATGGAATCAGTCACTTTCTCGTAGCGCTTTTTACCATTTTTATTGGATTGGGATTGATAAGATTAATAGTAATGCTATATTGGGCTCTGAAAGAAAGAAAAAAAGAGAAAAAACTGACAAATTTCCCTATTCTTGAGGCTTATCCGAAAGTTTCCATCATCGTTCCTGCGTATAATGAGGAGGTGAATATTATTTCTTCTTTAAATAATTTATTAAAACAGAATTACCCGAATTTTGATGTGATTTTGGTCGATGACGGAAGCAAAGATTCAACCTATGAAAAGGCGGAAGCAGAGTTTCAAGATAATCCTAAATTAAAAATTTTCACAAAGAAAAACGGAGGAAAAGCAACTGCTTTAAATTTAGGAATTTCTAAAACCGATGCAGAATATGTAGTCTGTATTGATGCCGATACAAAACTTGAACAGAATGCTGTAAAATATCTTGTGGCAAGATTTTTAAACTCAAATTCAGATGAAAAAATTGCTGCTGTTGCAGGGAATGTAAAAGTTGGAAATACAGTAAATTGGCTCACAAAATGGCAGTCTATTGAATATACGACCAGTCAGAATTTTGATCGATTGGCTTATGCACATATTAATGCCATTACGGTGATTCCGGGTGCCATTGGAGCCTTCAGAAAATCTGTAATTGATGAGGTTGGAGGATATTCATCCGATACATTGGCGGAAGATTGTGATATTACCGTGAAAATTTTAAAAGCAGGATATACCGTTGCCAATGAAAATAGAGCAGTTGCCATAACTGAAGCTCCTGAAAGCGTAAAACAGTTTTTAAAACAGCGTTTCAGATGGACTTACGGTATTATGCAGATGTTCTGGAAACAAAGACAGACGTTTCTTAATCCAAAATACAAAGGGTTAGGACTTTGGGCGATGCCGAATATTTTATTGTTTCAATATATTGTTCCGTTTTTCTCTCCTTTGGCGGATGTGATTATGTTTTTTGGAATTTTATCAGGAAATGGCGAGAAAATATTTAGCTATTATTTAATTTTCCTTTTGGTGGATGCTTCGTTGGCTTTAATAGCATTTATTATGCAGAAAGAAAAATTAGTGAATATTTTGTACGTCATTCCACAGAGATTTGGCTACAGATGGTTGATATACATTGTTTTGTTCAGAAGTTTGAGAAAGGCATTAAAAGGCGAAATGCAGGCTTGGGGATTTTTAAAAAGAACAGGAAATGTAAAAGACATCGCAACTTCTTAA
- a CDS encoding M13 family metallopeptidase codes for MKKLTLSLFLLAGICSQTVNAQATDKGLDISLMDKSVRPQDDFYNYVSGTWMKTAKIPSDKPTWGSFNKLADDTDNNSMTILNSLLKDKFADGTEGKKIQDLYATYMNMQKRNADGIKPIQENINKIDAIKNLTDLQNYLTSVTKEGENTLYGWGVDADLKDSKMNAVYLGNASLGLGRDYYQKVNEKNTEALAEYTKYVASMLKELGYKNADAAAKGIVDYEKSIAKTYLTNEQSRDNTLQYNPRTMAELKTLVKGVDLPAYLKKVGVNTDKVIIGEIGYYKDFDKLVNAQNLSVIKDYLKFHMIHGSASYLSEKLGDMKFAFYGKYLRGQQEQRALNKRGYELINGSLGEAFGKLYVEKYFPAEAKAQMVELIDYLKKSFAVHINNLAWMSSTTKEKAMTKLNKFTVKVAYPDKWKDYSKLNITPEAKGGNLYSNLQSIGEWQYNKDLAKIGKAVDKTEWGMTPQTVNAYYNPVNNEIVFPAAILQPPFFNPKADAAVNFGGIGAVIGHEMSHGFDDSGAQFDADGNLVDWWTPEDKANFEKATKALAAQYDKYEPVKGTNVNGTFTNGENIADLGGVNIAYDALQMYLKDKGNPGSISGYTQDQRFFLSWATVWRTLSSEKYMVNQVKTDPHSPGYFRSFGPLTNVDAFYKAFDVKQGDKLYKAPADRIKIW; via the coding sequence ATGAAAAAATTAACACTTTCTTTGTTTTTATTAGCGGGAATTTGTTCACAGACAGTGAACGCTCAAGCTACAGACAAAGGTCTAGACATTAGCTTGATGGATAAATCAGTTCGTCCACAAGATGATTTTTATAACTATGTAAGCGGAACTTGGATGAAAACTGCCAAAATCCCTTCTGATAAACCAACTTGGGGAAGTTTCAACAAATTGGCTGATGATACAGACAATAACTCAATGACAATTTTGAATTCTCTTTTGAAGGATAAATTTGCAGATGGAACCGAAGGAAAAAAAATCCAGGATCTGTACGCTACGTACATGAACATGCAGAAGAGAAATGCTGACGGAATTAAACCTATTCAGGAAAATATCAACAAAATTGATGCTATTAAAAACCTTACGGATCTTCAGAATTATCTGACTTCTGTAACGAAAGAAGGTGAAAATACCTTGTACGGATGGGGAGTAGATGCAGATTTGAAAGATTCTAAAATGAATGCAGTTTATTTGGGTAATGCGTCTCTAGGTTTAGGAAGAGATTACTATCAGAAAGTAAACGAAAAGAATACGGAAGCTCTTGCAGAATACACAAAGTATGTAGCTTCAATGTTGAAAGAGCTAGGATACAAAAATGCTGATGCAGCTGCAAAAGGTATCGTAGATTATGAAAAAAGCATCGCAAAAACTTATCTTACAAACGAGCAGAGCCGTGATAATACGCTTCAGTACAACCCAAGAACAATGGCTGAACTTAAGACATTGGTAAAAGGTGTTGATCTTCCGGCTTATCTTAAAAAAGTTGGTGTAAATACAGATAAAGTAATCATCGGAGAGATTGGTTACTACAAGGATTTCGATAAATTGGTGAATGCTCAGAACCTTTCTGTAATTAAGGATTACTTGAAATTTCACATGATCCACGGAAGTGCTTCTTACTTAAGCGAAAAATTAGGTGATATGAAGTTTGCTTTCTACGGTAAATATTTAAGAGGTCAACAAGAGCAAAGAGCGCTTAACAAAAGAGGATATGAGTTAATTAACGGTTCTCTTGGTGAAGCTTTTGGAAAATTATATGTTGAAAAATATTTCCCGGCTGAAGCTAAAGCTCAGATGGTTGAATTGATTGATTACTTAAAGAAAAGTTTCGCAGTTCACATCAACAATCTAGCTTGGATGTCTTCTACAACAAAGGAAAAAGCAATGACAAAGTTGAATAAATTCACTGTAAAAGTTGCTTATCCGGACAAATGGAAAGATTATTCTAAATTGAATATTACTCCTGAAGCTAAAGGTGGAAATTTATATTCGAACCTTCAGAGTATCGGAGAATGGCAATACAACAAAGATTTAGCTAAAATCGGAAAAGCTGTTGACAAAACAGAATGGGGAATGACTCCACAAACCGTAAACGCTTACTACAACCCGGTAAACAACGAAATCGTTTTCCCAGCTGCGATTCTTCAGCCTCCTTTCTTCAATCCTAAAGCTGATGCTGCGGTTAATTTCGGTGGAATCGGTGCTGTTATCGGTCACGAAATGAGCCACGGATTTGATGATTCAGGTGCGCAGTTTGACGCAGACGGTAACTTGGTTGACTGGTGGACTCCGGAAGACAAAGCGAACTTCGAAAAAGCGACAAAAGCTCTTGCTGCTCAATATGATAAGTATGAGCCTGTAAAAGGAACTAATGTAAACGGAACATTCACAAACGGTGAAAATATCGCCGATTTAGGTGGTGTAAACATCGCTTACGATGCACTTCAAATGTATTTAAAAGATAAAGGAAATCCGGGATCAATCAGCGGTTATACGCAAGATCAGAGATTCTTCCTAAGCTGGGCAACAGTTTGGAGAACGTTATCAAGTGAAAAATACATGGTAAACCAAGTGAAAACAGACCCACACTCTCCTGGATATTTCAGAAGTTTCGGTCCTTTAACAAACGTTGATGCTTTCTACAAAGCATTTGACGTAAAACAAGGAGATAAACTTTACAAAGCTCCTGCAGACAGAATTAAAATCTGGTAA
- a CDS encoding M13 family metallopeptidase, whose protein sequence is MKKLNIGILAFSGLVFLNSCGTTKTANTQKPEVMKEVEIVKPEKMEVKEEGINLSYMDKTVRPQDDFFSYVNGNWVKTTQIPSDKASWGSFNALRENVDDASLDILNKILSEKYEAGSEGQKIQNLYASFMDTSKRNADGLKPIKGDLAKIDAIKNSNELQKYLLEATKLGDNSFYGWRVSADMKNSKMNAVYLGGPDLGLGRDYYQKVNEANTKTLAEYQTYVGKLFGVLGYKNSDAAAKNVVDFEKQLANYLLTLEQNRDANLRYNPKNISELPALVKNINLAKYLTDAGVNTDKVIVGELKYYQNMDSFLTQKNLPLLKDYLKYHLINGNASNLDENLEQIRFDFYSKYLQGQKEQRPMNKRGLSLVNSVLGEAFGKLYVEKYFTPAAKAQMETYIDYILKSFKTHINDMDWMSPETKVKAQEKLSKFTVKIAYPDKWKDYTQLKVESPSAGANLYSNLQNVSAWQYQRSLDKVGKPVDKTEWGMTPQTVNAYYNGSNNEIVFPAAILQPPFYNPKADAAVNFGGIGAVIGHEISHGFDDSGSRFDGDGNLNNWWTDADRKNFDAKVAQLAAQYSAYEPVKGSFVNGKFTSGENIGDLGGVAVAYDALQMYLKDHGNPGLISGFNQDQRFFMSWATVWRTKSTDQYMTNQVKTDPHSPGTFRAFGPLVNQDAFIKAFDIKPGDKMYKTPQDRIKIW, encoded by the coding sequence ATGAAAAAGCTAAATATCGGAATACTTGCCTTTTCAGGTTTGGTATTTTTAAATTCTTGTGGAACAACAAAAACTGCCAATACTCAAAAACCTGAGGTGATGAAAGAAGTTGAAATTGTAAAACCAGAAAAAATGGAAGTGAAAGAGGAGGGCATCAATTTGTCTTATATGGATAAAACGGTTCGTCCGCAGGATGATTTTTTTAGCTACGTAAACGGAAATTGGGTGAAAACTACTCAGATTCCTTCTGATAAAGCCAGCTGGGGATCTTTCAATGCGCTGAGAGAAAATGTAGATGATGCTTCTTTGGATATTTTAAACAAAATTTTATCCGAAAAATATGAAGCGGGTTCTGAAGGGCAAAAAATTCAGAATTTGTACGCATCTTTTATGGATACGAGTAAAAGAAATGCTGATGGATTAAAACCAATCAAAGGAGATTTAGCAAAAATTGATGCCATTAAAAATAGTAATGAACTTCAAAAATATTTGTTAGAAGCCACAAAATTAGGTGATAATTCTTTTTACGGATGGAGAGTGAGTGCAGATATGAAGAATTCTAAAATGAATGCGGTGTATCTTGGCGGTCCGGATCTTGGTTTAGGTAGAGATTATTATCAAAAAGTAAATGAAGCCAACACAAAAACGTTGGCGGAATATCAAACTTACGTTGGAAAATTATTCGGCGTTTTAGGATACAAAAATTCTGATGCTGCTGCAAAAAATGTTGTTGATTTTGAGAAGCAATTAGCTAATTATTTATTGACTCTCGAGCAAAACAGAGATGCCAATTTAAGATATAATCCAAAAAATATATCTGAATTACCGGCTTTAGTTAAAAATATCAACCTTGCAAAATATTTAACGGATGCCGGAGTAAATACCGATAAAGTTATCGTTGGGGAACTGAAATATTACCAAAATATGGATTCGTTCCTTACCCAAAAGAATCTTCCGTTATTAAAAGATTATTTGAAATATCATCTGATTAATGGTAATGCAAGCAACTTGGATGAAAATTTGGAACAGATCAGATTTGATTTCTATTCTAAATATCTGCAAGGTCAGAAAGAACAGCGTCCGATGAATAAAAGAGGCCTTTCTCTCGTAAACAGTGTTCTTGGTGAAGCATTCGGGAAATTATATGTCGAGAAATATTTCACGCCTGCAGCAAAGGCTCAGATGGAAACTTATATTGATTATATCTTGAAATCATTTAAAACTCATATCAATGATATGGATTGGATGTCTCCTGAAACAAAAGTAAAAGCTCAGGAAAAATTATCAAAATTCACAGTAAAAATCGCTTATCCTGACAAATGGAAAGACTACACTCAATTGAAAGTAGAATCTCCAAGCGCAGGAGCAAATTTATATTCAAACCTTCAGAATGTTTCCGCTTGGCAATATCAGAGAAGTTTAGACAAAGTTGGAAAGCCTGTTGACAAAACGGAATGGGGAATGACCCCACAAACGGTAAATGCTTACTACAACGGTTCAAACAACGAGATTGTTTTCCCTGCGGCAATCCTTCAGCCACCTTTTTACAATCCAAAAGCAGATGCAGCTGTTAATTTCGGTGGAATCGGTGCTGTTATCGGTCACGAAATTTCTCACGGATTTGATGACAGTGGTTCAAGATTCGATGGAGATGGTAACTTAAATAACTGGTGGACAGATGCAGACCGCAAAAACTTTGATGCAAAAGTGGCTCAGTTAGCTGCTCAGTACAGTGCCTACGAACCGGTAAAAGGAAGTTTTGTAAACGGAAAATTCACAAGTGGTGAAAATATTGGTGATTTGGGCGGAGTAGCAGTTGCTTATGATGCTCTTCAGATGTACCTTAAAGATCATGGAAATCCTGGGTTAATCAGCGGTTTCAATCAGGATCAGAGATTTTTCATGAGCTGGGCAACAGTTTGGAGAACAAAATCTACAGATCAGTATATGACGAATCAGGTGAAAACAGATCCACACTCTCCGGGAACTTTCAGAGCTTTTGGTCCATTGGTGAATCAGGATGCATTCATCAAAGCATTCGATATAAAACCTGGGGATAAAATGTACAAAACTCCTCAGGATAGAATAAAAATTTGGTAA
- a CDS encoding type VI secretion system contractile sheath small subunit has translation MLQFFFKFKHWIGQLFDADKNDSHQSIKSQNNNNMAMFNYGVGGNEVKVDANEAIQEIQENKSLIVSQLTTDESYVPEIVTGLKTVDDVFKHFQPSVAVQHETEDGNVVEEEFRFQNLADFTPKNLTQKSNYLQQLSMEQEQYNKIVRQLKTNKILRNMLENDQTRAAFVEVLKEVAQELEK, from the coding sequence ATGTTACAGTTTTTTTTTAAATTTAAACATTGGATTGGTCAGCTATTTGATGCTGATAAAAACGATTCACACCAAAGTATTAAATCTCAAAATAACAATAATATGGCAATGTTTAATTATGGCGTTGGCGGAAACGAAGTAAAAGTAGACGCTAATGAAGCTATCCAGGAAATCCAGGAGAATAAGTCGCTGATTGTGAGCCAGCTTACAACAGACGAATCTTATGTTCCTGAAATTGTAACAGGATTAAAGACTGTGGACGACGTCTTCAAACATTTCCAACCTTCTGTGGCGGTACAACACGAAACGGAGGACGGTAATGTAGTGGAAGAGGAGTTCCGTTTTCAGAATCTTGCGGACTTCACCCCAAAAAATCTTACTCAGAAATCAAATTATTTGCAACAGCTTAGCATGGAGCAGGAACAATACAATAAAATTGTCCGCCAGCTGAAAACAAATAAAATTCTGCGTAATATGCTGGAAAATGATCAGACCAGAGCTGCGTTTGTAGAAGTATTGAAAGAAGTGGCACAAGAACTTGAAAAATAA
- a CDS encoding DUF5458 family protein — protein MDSKLQAAENQQQGQQQHAGQPKGNPLAELNKIGGFGFVESVVDGIANMNPTRKARKEIFLTDANKADERKELLQKINLWMKLLEGNESADKMADICKAKAQSADQNLKSNLKNTLDVVRQLETNYRTVAQFYKNTELDKVDNVSIVNASLDQVSDLDNPIFIDAIAEEFKNYYDRLDLRDNYSILAIPGYLGSNKVIEKWAKICNENKVMMVTDFANLDKPDDVVDLFHSANLTGGELHRSNVIMTCNWLVGRGRAEEVGEEENVELPPSTSLAGKIHKTLMSQVAAGKKHGNINEVDAVKFELKKSEISQLEKMGLVPMVNEYGKIMAFSAKTLFTGDNIGLQTYSVVRVFDYVTKVLLDFLNRRAFENWNARNEDDLRRQIVTFLDGIKGADKLIEKFKIVRFEQDKVNKDRVWLDIRLTPYFPTKSFVIKLDGHKGDDGNEWDAEYIQD, from the coding sequence ATGGATAGTAAATTACAGGCAGCTGAAAACCAACAACAGGGGCAGCAGCAACACGCAGGACAACCGAAAGGGAATCCGCTTGCCGAACTCAATAAAATAGGTGGTTTCGGTTTTGTAGAATCCGTTGTAGACGGAATTGCAAACATGAACCCGACGCGAAAAGCCAGAAAGGAAATCTTCCTTACTGACGCAAATAAAGCAGACGAGAGAAAAGAACTTCTTCAAAAAATAAATCTTTGGATGAAACTTTTGGAAGGAAATGAATCTGCTGATAAAATGGCTGATATCTGCAAAGCTAAAGCACAGTCAGCTGATCAGAATTTAAAATCAAACCTAAAAAATACCCTTGATGTAGTTCGCCAGTTGGAAACAAACTACAGAACTGTCGCTCAATTCTATAAAAATACTGAACTTGATAAAGTTGACAACGTAAGTATTGTGAACGCAAGTCTTGATCAGGTTTCCGATTTGGACAATCCTATTTTTATCGATGCAATTGCAGAAGAGTTTAAGAATTATTACGACCGTTTAGATCTTAGAGATAATTATTCAATTTTAGCAATTCCGGGATATTTAGGATCAAATAAAGTCATTGAAAAATGGGCGAAAATCTGTAACGAAAACAAAGTGATGATGGTTACGGATTTTGCCAACTTAGACAAACCGGATGATGTTGTAGATTTATTCCATTCTGCAAACCTTACAGGTGGAGAATTACACAGAAGTAATGTTATTATGACGTGTAACTGGTTGGTAGGCCGTGGAAGAGCTGAAGAGGTAGGAGAGGAAGAAAACGTAGAACTTCCGCCTTCAACTTCATTGGCAGGAAAAATCCATAAAACATTAATGTCTCAGGTTGCCGCAGGTAAAAAACATGGTAACATTAATGAGGTTGATGCCGTAAAATTCGAATTGAAGAAAAGTGAAATTTCTCAGTTGGAAAAAATGGGACTGGTTCCTATGGTTAATGAATACGGAAAAATCATGGCATTCTCTGCAAAAACATTGTTTACAGGAGATAATATCGGACTTCAGACCTATTCTGTTGTTCGTGTATTCGATTATGTAACGAAAGTTTTGCTTGATTTCTTAAACAGAAGAGCTTTCGAAAACTGGAATGCAAGAAACGAAGACGATTTAAGAAGACAGATCGTTACTTTCTTAGACGGTATCAAAGGAGCTGATAAATTGATCGAAAAGTTCAAAATTGTGCGTTTCGAGCAGGATAAAGTGAATAAAGACAGAGTTTGGCTAGATATTCGTTTAACACCTTATTTTCCTACAAAAAGTTTCGTTATTAAATTGGACGGACACAAAGGAGACGATGGAAACGAATGGGATGCTGAATATATTCAGGATTAA
- the mutY gene encoding A/G-specific adenine glycosylase — protein sequence MEKTKKDSDFKHIGSKLLSWYKINARDLPFRQTKDPYKIWICEIVFQQTRINQGLGHYNNFIKRFPDVKTLADAPEDEVLLYWKGLGYYSRAINIHKAAQQIMTDYHGTFPHHYEEILQLKGVGKYTAAAVSSICFDGKMPAVDGNFYRVLSRIFADDFDISNSRAFNYFSELAHLVLPENVGDFNQAMMDLGSEICKPKNPLCHECPLNKDCLAFSMNKVSEFPVKTKKIKAQDLELKYYFVHRNGEFLIQQRKDDFIWKKLFEFPPEISEELFPFIKSVKMVNHKLTHKNLSIEIFNVEVDSETVWEDFMNKNQYIITDFEGSHERSFPKPLENYIQNYHTAYRIL from the coding sequence TTGGAAAAGACAAAAAAAGATTCAGACTTCAAACACATTGGCAGTAAACTTCTTAGTTGGTACAAAATAAACGCCAGAGATTTACCTTTCAGACAGACAAAAGATCCTTATAAAATATGGATTTGCGAGATTGTTTTTCAGCAGACGAGAATTAATCAGGGATTGGGTCATTACAATAATTTTATTAAAAGATTTCCGGATGTAAAAACATTGGCAGACGCTCCGGAAGATGAAGTTTTACTGTATTGGAAAGGCTTGGGATATTATTCCAGAGCTATTAATATTCATAAAGCAGCTCAACAGATCATGACCGATTACCATGGTACTTTCCCACATCACTACGAAGAAATTTTGCAATTAAAAGGTGTTGGGAAATATACGGCTGCTGCGGTTTCAAGCATTTGTTTTGATGGTAAAATGCCTGCAGTTGACGGTAATTTTTATCGTGTCTTAAGCCGTATCTTTGCGGATGATTTTGATATTTCAAATTCACGTGCTTTCAATTATTTTTCTGAATTGGCACATTTGGTTTTACCCGAAAATGTAGGAGATTTTAATCAGGCGATGATGGATTTGGGATCCGAAATTTGTAAACCCAAAAATCCTCTTTGTCATGAATGTCCTTTGAATAAAGATTGTCTGGCTTTTTCAATGAATAAAGTTTCTGAATTTCCTGTTAAAACAAAAAAAATAAAAGCACAGGATTTAGAGTTGAAATATTATTTCGTTCACAGAAATGGTGAATTTTTGATTCAACAAAGAAAAGATGATTTCATCTGGAAAAAATTATTTGAATTTCCACCCGAGATTTCTGAGGAGTTATTTCCATTCATTAAAAGTGTGAAAATGGTTAATCATAAGTTGACACATAAGAATTTAAGCATAGAAATTTTTAACGTAGAAGTCGATTCTGAAACTGTTTGGGAAGATTTTATGAATAAAAATCAATACATCATTACGGATTTTGAAGGTTCTCATGAAAGATCTTTCCCAAAACCTTTGGAAAATTATATTCAAAACTATCATACAGCATATAGAATTCTCTAG